The nucleotide sequence GTATTCTGTGTTGGGGGAAACAGATTGTTTTCTTTATTGTGAAGATTGTTCTGATCACAATTTTGCTTTATCTACTCTGTACTGTCCAGCAAACGGACCTTATTATCATGGTGAACAATTCTTGTTCATCGGAATGTAACTATAATCTGCAAGCATAAATATGGTCACTCAATTTGCAGTTTGCCTTGTTAGACACAGGCATGATGGACTATCTAGTCTGTTAATTCTTTATCTGTTTCTCATTTTCCTGGTCTTCGTATCTCCAAACGACAATGGAAAACCCAGCACATGAAATTTAGTGGAAGAGGTCATGGAGCCCAAAACAATGGCTTGTATTCAGATTTTGGCTACTAACAATTCGCACCAAGGAAGGAAATGTGACTTCCTCGGCTGCTGCAGATGTCTGAGATTGCAAAATAAACTAGTAAGGCAGAGGCATGAGAAATTGTTGTGGAGAGATCTCGTGGGCTTTAGAGGTTTACAGGGGAGTAGCTGCTGAGAAACCAATATCTTGGAACTTCCCTAGAGCTAGTAGCTTACTGTTAAAGCTATCACATATTCATATATTCGAAATGCCAGTGATCAACCAAAAGTGAAGACGTGATATTCTCAGAAAAAGTAGACATGATCACTTCCTATTCCCCGGTTGAATTGGAAACtgataaattcattgaaaataacaataataggaATCTTGAACAGGGTTTGGTAAACAATGCGAGAACCTTTCTCGCATCTCTGCCTTGGGATGGAGTTTTCTGAGTAGAATCATATGGTAAGTAATCATCCATGAAGAGAAAAGCATGTGGAGATCGAATAAAAATCATCACAAAAAGCATTATTCAAAAGGGTTATTCCACACACCATTTATTCATACGATCTTGAGTCACTGACGACTCAGATGCCAACAGAGACAGCAGTACTGAGATGGATGACCACAGTGCTGTCATTTGTTTTTGGTTCTTAATTACATAATCATTCAAAGTTGAAAGCCGGAGATTGACAGAAGATAGAGAGCATACTAGATAGCATAGTTAAACCTTATCGGTTTTGAAAATGCATTTTACCGAAGCCTGCTGCAACTTAGTTCTTCCTTTAGATGAGGGGTCTTCCCTTTTCAGCTGGAGCCTTCTCCATGAGATTCAGACGAGCTTTTGCGGCGCCGCTCGTTGTGTCCGGCCAAGCGCCTGCGGCAACTTCTTTTAGTCTCGTCAAACTCTGACAGCAAATGGAACCTGCAGAGCCACCATTGTGAAGAGATATGAACGGAGGTGAAGTGAAGGAGGAAATGACTTCGTTCTTCCACTGAAATTGATGTTGCAGAGTGAAGAATATGACTCACTAATGTGAAGCAACAAGAAGAAACAGAAATCTAAGAAAGAATAACACAAATTCAGAAGTGAATagtgaaggaaaatagaaatgaaaatcttattagattcaaatttattatgtattctacctttttctttcctcttttccTTCACTCATCCTCTTCCTAGTAGTTTTCAGAAACTAGCTAGACAGAAACAGAACGGAAATCCATACAGAACTAGGGCTGTGATAGAAGTAAACAAGGCAACAAAACTAAAACCATCATGATAAGAACTCCTGCATGCGCCTAGTGCAACACCCACTGATGGCTCCATCATTGCAGTAGTGCAATGCTGGTGAAAAGTTGAAACTATGTCATTTCATGATGTTCTACATAGGATCCTATATCAGATGTGAAATAACCTTACATGATGAAACTCAGATAAGAGGtagtttgaaagtgattttaggaaacacttttaatatttctaatatttcaaaattttgattttcagagTATTAGAAAGATCAGAAATACATACAAGAATCACTGTCCAATACATTTTAAGAGAGTGTGACATGATTTTAAGAAGcatttatgatttttctcatgcttgaaaaataaaaattttcaagtggtaaaaaatgttagaaacaattcttaaaatcaTCACTAAACACACTCTAAATCACATTGATCAATAAACacataaatatcaaaattttgtgattcaacaattatatatacatgactgtggaggaggaggatgacataaaaaactattatctacAAGAACTCTCATCTGCCTCTCTCTGCTCTCTAAGTTGAACTCTCaacaattgtatatatatatgtcataaCATTTCACCATGGATCATCCTTTTCGTGGTTTGATTTCCAGAATTGTCCTATTTTCCCATTTCTTGCAGTCCACGGTAAGGAGTATACAACAACATATATTTGAGTTTAGAGTCTGGATATTCCATAAAGCACACATCCCTACCTATCTTTGTGCAATGTGATCATGAGCCCTAGTGTGCTCCCAATTTGGAAAATGGAATAGTTGGGAGTAGATTTGAAGAGACTGTTAGTTGTGGTTCTATTGTGCATGAACGATCAGGAAATCAGTGGTCAGTGCCCCAACTCATTTTTCAATTATCTCTCTACTGTTATATAGCATAATTTTGCTTGATTAGGCTTTGAAATTGTACTTGGTTTAACTTTGAGGATTCTACAGTCACTGCATTAGTTGGACTTGGAGCAGCAGTGTCCTGGCCAATGAAGTTACATGGCTTTGCTAAAGAGATTTAGTAGCTAGACAATTATGAGTTCAATTAAAAGACTGCTAGTAGATCTTAGAAAGAAAGccataagaatttttattcagACAAGTGAAAGAGAGAAACTTATATTTATTACATACCAGAAATGTTTTGGAAAATTAGGGTTTCCTAACCTGCTGCATTGCTGACAGAACCTCTGCTGGATTCCGGCAATGAGAATGACCGGAGCCTTGGCATGATGTTCACACACCCTGTGCCGCTTGTGGTATCTTTTGGCATCGGACATGTCAGCGGTGCAGTTATCCACCTGACAACAAGGCGGCGTTGACCCCGCTCCCCCAGATCCTTTCTTGTTGGTGAGGGTCActgctttcttcttcttctcatcCTCTCCAAACCCTAACCCAACAGCATCTTCATCatcctcttcctcctcctccatcaAGGTTCTCTTACCTTGAGCCTTGCTCATTTCCATACTTGAGAAGAAGAGAAGGCAACCAAAGGAATCGAGATGGGGCAGACAACTAGgcggaggagaagaagaaggaaaagaaaaagaagaaaagaagaataaaccttgagaaaaaggtgaaaaaagGAGAACCAGAATATGTGAGGACCACaagctccattttttttcatttcagcTAAGGGGAACAGTACTAGAAGAGCTCCAACAATACATTATATATAGTAAGGTTATACAGGACAGCAACAGCCCAGTGCTATATATCAAGAATACAGTTCATACCTTTCCGTTCTACTCTCATCTTAATTTCACCTGACTCTATTATCACATAATTACACCACATGACTATTTTGAACCCCACAGTATAAAAGATCAAGATTAATTGGAAGTGTTTCCAGCCACCAACCCTCATTCATTCAGGCACCTTTAGACTCTCTCCTGATCAGTTCTTCAGTGTTTCGCCTATGGTGGCTGTTGCACCACCAATTTTTTTGTGGATGTAGTCTGATTCCTATCTAATATGGCCTAAAATCGATAAAAACATTGTGGAATGAGTGTGTCATTCTCATTTTGCTCAAAATGTAAGGTCACTAAAGGCAAATAGGTCCTGTGCCACCTAATTTTTTGAGGATTCCATTTGGAGATATCCATAACAGTTGGCAGTACTCCTTTTCATGAGAGCGACTACTCCTGTATATTTTGGTGTATTATTGAAGAGTGAAAGGTGAAAACCATAGATATGGTCCAATTATAACTAGCTGGACCTATCCCACATTGACACGTGTTGTACGACCATACTTTTGTAAGTCCttgcatgaattttttttccctagttCCTCTTTGGTTCGCAATACATTTAATCTGGCCAACTGGGTTGCAGCAAAGTGGCCACCCGTCCTCCTTGTGGGCTGCACTTCTTCCATCATGGTTGGACCACACTAATACGTCAGAATTATTGTTGGTCCCCTTTCATCTTGTAGCACTTTGTTCTGGCTATAGCATGGAAATTTTGGAGTGGGTTCAACCGCACCCATGGAAGGTGATCCAACAATTCATATGTTACAGATTCATATTTCCTTTTGGGcacaaaaaaaaacccatcaacCATCCATAAGGCACTACACTACAAGTTGGGCATTTCCTTTTCTGAGCTGCACTTCAAGATTAGCTTCATGCTGCAGATACCCTCTTCTGCAACAACAATATTAATGGTCCATGTAAGACCTTGGCCTGCAGACACAGCCAATTAACATGTGTTGTGGTTGCTTTTCCAATTGTCAACTGCGTGTCTCTGTGCCTATACTTACAAACCCTGAAGTCGTCCTATCAGttggtttagtttttattattatggcTAGATGCATCACAGCATATTTATATATCTCTTTTAAGAACAAGTCATTGTTATTCgataatttggtttttttatacCATGGCGGTGGGGGTTGAGGCCATATgctcttatttctttttctggTTAGGTAAGAGAAAAGGGTCAACTGAGCCTGAGAGCATCAATAATACCCAAAATCCCTTAATAAACAGTAGAGACAATTCTGCCTATTTGGCACGTTTGGACTGAATatgaattctaaattatcaTGACGTCTTAATCCAcctttgttttttgtatttttttattttttattacctcATGTTCAAAAACAGCTTGCCAGTTGCCACACCTGTCCGTGCGTTATAATGATTGGAGGAAAGCTCCTGCTACCGAGAAAAAACAAGAGAGTTTTGCGGAAGCGAGATGCTTTCTTCACCAGCTTATATATGACGCGAGTTGCTGGTTTGAAAACCATAATTATTGAATCCTTTGGCTTCAAATGAAAGACAACAAAAGCTCTCAGCAATTATTACTCCGGCAGATGATGGAACTGATCTGACATTGTAACCGGCTGATTGACATTCCCTCAAATTCTGACAGGAGCTCTCCCTTGTGAATTGGCAGCTTCACCATACCATAAAATCTAATGTGTTCATTGTTGATTTTGGTGATGAAAAATGAGGGTTACGCTTAGGGAACTGATTAGGTGCGCCTCATAGCAGCCAGCTACCTCTATAAAGGGTGGCAAGTTAAGGCCCAACTTTCCCACTTGGCACAGCTTGCCTGGTTTTCAAGCGGAGTTGggctcatatatatatagtttgtgaAGGGGCCGCTTCAGTTTGGGTTTTATTGAAACCTGTTATAAGGGGCTTGGCTTTGTTGGAAACTATGATGGCATCTCACTCAAGAGAAGAAGATTGTTCCTTTTTTGGTTATTATGTTGGTACCTTAACCTGATGTTCAATCGTATTGgttggtttcttttgtttttaaaacttgtcTTTCACGttttttgaggaatttttttataaacctAATTTGAAAACCTACTTCGAATATCGTTATACGGTGCTGCTATAAAAACCTATGCACGTGAGTAGTCATTACTTTATCATAGCCCTCTATCTCTCCAACCTTCGAAGAATTTTCAACAAAGATTGAAGCTGCACTCATCTGCTAGTCTTGACACAAGGTTGAGGTAATTTACTAGGAAGTGTGAGGTCTTACATTAAGCATGTTGTGTATAATAATGGTGATCAGAGAGCAGACTTGGATGATTGAAAaagcacctttttttttttttttttgatatattgtATTTACTTGGACATCAAAGAATCAACCTATGAAGTAATATCATGTATATGTTATGCAATTTGACTCAAAATTTAccttaataaaaaagaattgacAGATATCTATGTGAACAACAAATCAATGATTGCATtatcaataaaactaattttcGATGATCGAAACAAGCATACTAATACAagacattattttattaataagtatattattaaaaagaaattaaaattaaaatttgtaaggTCTTAAGTTCAAATCGTTGAttacaaaatttttcaaatttaaagattttagaAGGTTAAGAGGATGTCACTTGGAATTCCAAACCAAATTtgatttagtttctaaaaattattataatattttaaatttgagtgatcgatttaatttttatttttaagtaattaagtccaagatgaataataataataataataacttttattttatttttttagtttgtctCAATTATTTATGTCTCttatgttatatttggtttccgaaaaatgttaagaaaagaaaaaaaaatgtaaaggaaaataattttttttatgttttgttgttttatgaaaaatataaaaaaaaatcaaatataattaaaactgaTTAAAAACttgtgtattttaaaattatttaatctttatatcgatgagtcaaaataagtaaaatcagtttgaagtagtaagtaaaaataatttatcgacttttagggggtgtttggtacgtcggaatagggaatggaaataatattttgtttcatttcctatttcttagtggaatggaatgaatttgatgattctatttctagcatttggatgaacttaggaatatAAGATTGGaataattatttgtttccattccaatgtttgataataataggaatgaaaatgaaaaaaaaataaatttataataatatccttacatataatttaaaatatttttttatttttacttttatttaaaaaaaaatttgagaggtttttgttattaaataataagactaaaaaatatatatatactcaataaataaaaaattaaccataaaaaatcgtataaccctaatgcacaaatattcaattattatttttattaaaaatttgaataatttgtcatgcttaagtagttataaaattatatttttcaaaaaaaaattatttattataatatttaaattctcaaagctggcaaatgtttttcctattttcaaaaaaggaaataaaagaattcaaatttattctaattttcaacaagtatcatatccgataaaatccataaccttaaaaattttaaatattcgtttttttttttttatcaaaattttaaataatttgtcatgcaaaaaagctatagaattatattttactaagaaaaaaaaaagagaaaaaaaaaaagataagaactggatgatgaatggatagacctttacaaagaagataaacatcgggtttgaaaaacaagataagagggtaaaataataatttaggttattttatattatcaaataggtttaatgaatcagaataccacctacttttaatgaatgctaatccgactcataagttggatttgatttctgccggaataattttttatttcatttccgcctccttaacatttatccaaacataggaataagggagaaaatgaatgagatgtctattcccacttcctattcccgtgtaccaaacaaccccttaatttatttatttttaattttcttttactttttattttcttcaatttttcctttatattttctttcccttgcattttccccCCAATTTTcttaaaccaaatataaccttaatccATTTACCCTCAgcttttacaaaagaatatttacaTGCCATGTGGAGAATCACCAAAAAACTTCACTCTCATTTGCCCCAAcaattttatgataataaaaatgatggtgCCAGACCCAAGCATTCTGAATCGGTCATCAGAAATTGTTTGATGAACACTAACCCAAAAGGCAAAACCAGTCCAAACCGAAGCCTAGACGCAACTCGGGCCAGCAGCCCAATATCGCTTCATGGGCCCTTGACTTTGTAGAAACGGGCTCACAAGCCCAACCAAACCGACATGGTCATGAACAAcagaaattaggaaaaaaaaaaagagggattagaagaaaaaaaagaaaagaataaacatCAGAGCCATCCGCTGAATGCAGCCTAACCCATCAGTTACTGTGACCAACAGTGGCCACACGGAGGCCACCCATGGATCCAGTGCTGTCACAAATAATACACAAAAGTGTGGCCCCATAAATAGGGGCCGGATAGTGGCATGATTAGTGGCTTTTGTGGGAGAGTAATTGAAGTTAAACAAAATTAATGGGATTTGACTCTAACGAACCATAATTATATCACCTAAGATGTGAATCAGTGGTCCAATGAGGCTAGTCACGTAGAGATGTAATAGATGGAATTGCACCTAATGCTTAGGGTTTGGTACCTCCCCTTTGATATTGCATTCTCCAACATTTTGTAGTGACCAACCGCCACTTGCACTGCATTGCCTGCAAAAAACATGTCATCATTGGATATATATCTCTTGGATTGAGGTTTTCCATATATAATTATGGTGATCATTCAAATCAGGCTTGGTCACTGAACAAATCTATCATCCATCCTTGGATTATGCCCATTTCTTcatcaaaaggaaaatgataagaaaaaaaaaaaaaaaacccaaatgaaAGTCAAGTATATATAAACTTTACTCcgatatatttttcttttccccatTCTTTAATTATACCCTTTTTTTTCAtcacatttctttttttctttataaaaattaaggatttgtttgacaattatttttaaaaataattttttattcttcaaacaaaaaaaaaaaaacatgtttgacagtcataaactgttttctattttttattattaaaaaataagaaaaatgttttaaaaatatattttagttgttttatgatgtttttttaaaagttgtttaagaaaatgattatgcaaaaatgaaaaataattaaaaataaagtattagatatgaaaattatttttaagatgcatttaaaaaatattaaaaataagttaaaatcatttttagttttcaaaatttgttttttaaaactatttctGAAAATAGTTCCCAAACCGAACTAAGGAGTTTAACTAATTCTATAGGTTccttttttctcccttttttggTCATTTCCCATAGAACAACAAAACATAGGAGGAGGAGTTGGACTTTTGTTTGACAAACAAGCTTCAGTTGCAGTCCTTttcaatttaaacaaaatactCTTCAATATTAAAatgactaattaattataaaccaAATGAAACGTCTAAAGTAAAATGATCATATTTTGATCATTCATGATCATGTTTAACCACTTTGGAAGACAAAAGAATACAAGTGATGAAGAGAATTTGAATGATGTAAGCAAATCAATATAGATGAACATAATTATACAAAGGtgagatttatatatatatatatatatattctatacTATGATTAAGGTGACCTGTTGACAGCTTAGGAGAGAATGACCCTCAGACTATAATATGCAAATATCATTAAAGTGGGAGATTCTCAACATCTCACTCACCTTATTAATTTCTATCCTAAGTCTACCAACATTTGGACGATAGTGGAACCGTGTTAGGGCACCTTCATTATAAAAAACACTGAGATTGTACACTAAACATTCCAAAGGCCTCTCCCATCTGTCAAGGAATGTGTTAGGGCACCCTATTAAAATAACACTGATTGTTGCCCCAACATTCTGAAGGCCCCACAGGACAGTCGGCACCTGAAACTTCCATAGGCAACAGTCCATGCCTTCTAACCTTATGTGAAGGGACTTGAGTTGTGgctgatttttctttctaagGACCATGTATATGATCAGACTGCAGTACTACTACTAGTCACATGAATTTTCCATGATCGCTGTTCTTTCGGGCCCCTTTCCCAATTAAGTTTGGCTTTCTCCAACAACTTGAGGAAaagaattcttttttatttttatttttttttctctttttgcatGCTTCACTAAAAGGGGTTTCATAAAACATTGATTCACCTTCCTCTCATTTTCCGATAAGAGGATTGACTTGAAAAGAGCCAAACTATGGTGCCAATGACAAAAAACTGCTTTGTCCAGAGCTTGTTGGATAGTCTGAATGGTAGTGATTCCTCctaccttccttttttttttctttctttcttttggctCATGAAACGTGCCTTTCTTGGGTTATCACCGAGCATATGCATGTGTGGTATGAGCTAAGCTAGAAAAAAACAAGGATCACCATCCATAATGCTTTAATCTATTGGACAAAAGTACAGTAAACGTACGTGATAGATGagtcacaaatgatattaaaaaaagaatctaTTCCCATTTTCTatagattattttaaaagagaGAATTGAAGCAAATATTGAAAGCACCTCTGTGTTCACTAGGGTACCTTACCTTTACCAACCAAATTAATGAGAAAATGTCAAAAGTGGCCTTGTTGCTACAGGGCAAGGAGGTTATAGTAAGAGGGAAATACCATAGTTTTACAAAGATAAGGGCCTCAGATGATTAAGTGGGGGAAATTAAAGAGGGAAAACCGAACAAAATGGAGTGCGAGATCTTTGTCTGCACATTGTTTGGGGTGCAATGTGGTCAGCCTTTGATGGGTACAGTTGGCTTGGGATTTGATGCTTTGGTCCCCCAatcccatctctctctctctctctctctctctctctctctctctctctctctctctctctccttctcaCACAACAACATTTTCCTTTAACGTGCGCGTTGGGTTTCTTTCATATTTGCCAAATTGGAATCTCTTGTCTGGTAGTGGTGGGGGGTGGTGAGTGACCCCAGTGTGGGTGGTGATGAGGACCCACCTCCTCTCCCTCTCCCCCGCTTCCCTTTATTCACTACCACCATTCTCCCGTCCTTTGCTTCTTCCCCACTACCAACCTTTTATCTTTCCATCAAACATTATTCACAATTTCACACACAACTTTCCCCTAT is from Vitis riparia cultivar Riparia Gloire de Montpellier isolate 1030 chromosome 10, EGFV_Vit.rip_1.0, whole genome shotgun sequence and encodes:
- the LOC117923848 gene encoding squamosa promoter-binding protein 1 isoform X3, which gives rise to MEMSKAQGKRTLMEEEEEDDEDAVGLGFGEDEKKKKAVTLTNKKGSGGAGSTPPCCQVDNCTADMSDAKRYHKRHRVCEHHAKAPVILIAGIQQRFCQQCSRFHLLSEFDETKRSCRRRLAGHNERRRKSSSESHGEGSS
- the LOC117923848 gene encoding squamosa promoter-binding protein 1 isoform X1 — encoded protein: MEMSKAQGKRTLMEEEEEDDEDAVGLGFGEDEKKKKAVTLTNKKGSGGAGSTPPCCQVDNCTADMSDAKRYHKRHRVCEHHAKAPVILIAGIQQRFCQQCSRLGNPNFPKHFWFHLLSEFDETKRSCRRRLAGHNERRRKSSSESHGEGSS
- the LOC117923848 gene encoding squamosa promoter-binding protein 1 isoform X4, with the protein product MEMSKAQGKRTLMEEEEEDDEDAVGLGFGEDEKKKKAVTLTNKKGSGGAGSTPPCCQVDNCTADMSDAKRYHKRHRVCEHHAKAPVILIAGIQQRFCQQCSSGRTKSFPPSLHLRSYLFTMVALQVPFAVRV
- the LOC117923848 gene encoding squamosa promoter-binding protein 1 isoform X2; translated protein: MEMSKAQGKRTLMEEEEEDDEDAVGLGFGEDEKKKKAVTLTNKKGSGGAGSTPPCCQVDNCTADMSDAKRYHKRHRVCEHHAKAPVILIAGIQQRFCQQCSRLGNPNFPKHFCGRTKSFPPSLHLRSYLFTMVALQVPFAVRV